The Micromonospora sp. Llam0 genome includes a window with the following:
- a CDS encoding SRPBCC family protein, translating into MTQQTPVRPLGGAEGGALIDEDWEAMRFRVHRSAYRDPGVFRDEIAKIWGHTWLYLGHETEIPNAGDFKTRTLGGRPLIFCRDSAGEVKVFLNACTHRGTILCRHNEGNTKFFQCFYHAWAFSNSGDLAALPGDESYPDDPGFRESMRLRQVPRLQIHEGFVFIAFTPDVPDLLTHLGPAAHYMSLTAKIGQHGMQTLPGVQLYSVKGNWKLAVENAMDGYHFAPTHNTFVGYLRETGFAVTDDDQYAYDLGGGHGLLVLTGHNGRIGMVWEPRFGDEEKARTVAKRNEMAARLGPELAAEIADASRILFVFPNLLLFDLEALTIRQLEPVAPDRTDVRAWQFVETGEPESVRALRIKTMVSFVGPGGLATPDDIEAYEAVQRGIVATADSADPAHDWSDMSRGMANEKQGNQGRSIDEGAMRSFWRHWADRVGVATAVAGDPPADPGAPGPSTVFAAGSTATAGSAAPTTSGKE; encoded by the coding sequence ATGACGCAGCAGACGCCGGTGCGACCGCTCGGCGGAGCCGAGGGTGGCGCGCTGATCGACGAGGACTGGGAGGCGATGCGCTTCCGGGTGCACCGCTCGGCGTACCGCGACCCGGGCGTGTTCCGCGACGAGATCGCCAAGATCTGGGGCCACACCTGGCTGTACCTCGGCCACGAGACCGAGATCCCCAACGCCGGCGACTTCAAGACCCGTACCCTCGGCGGCCGTCCGCTGATCTTCTGCCGCGACTCCGCCGGCGAGGTCAAGGTCTTCCTGAACGCCTGCACCCACCGCGGCACCATCCTGTGCCGGCACAACGAGGGCAACACCAAGTTCTTCCAGTGCTTCTACCACGCCTGGGCGTTCAGCAACTCCGGTGACCTGGCCGCGCTGCCCGGCGACGAGAGCTACCCCGACGACCCGGGATTCCGCGAGTCGATGCGGCTGCGCCAGGTGCCCCGGCTGCAGATCCACGAGGGCTTCGTCTTCATCGCGTTCACCCCCGACGTGCCTGATCTGCTCACCCACCTCGGTCCGGCCGCGCACTACATGTCGCTGACCGCCAAGATCGGCCAGCACGGCATGCAGACCCTGCCCGGCGTGCAGCTCTACAGCGTCAAAGGCAACTGGAAACTCGCCGTCGAGAACGCCATGGACGGCTACCACTTCGCGCCGACCCACAACACCTTCGTCGGCTACCTGCGGGAGACCGGCTTCGCGGTCACCGACGACGACCAGTACGCCTACGACCTCGGCGGCGGCCACGGGTTGCTCGTGCTCACCGGGCACAACGGCCGGATCGGCATGGTCTGGGAGCCGCGCTTCGGCGACGAGGAAAAGGCCCGTACCGTCGCCAAGCGCAACGAGATGGCGGCCCGGCTCGGGCCGGAGCTCGCCGCCGAGATCGCCGACGCCAGCCGGATCCTCTTCGTCTTCCCCAACCTGCTGCTGTTCGACCTGGAGGCGCTGACCATCCGCCAGCTCGAACCGGTCGCCCCGGACCGCACCGACGTGCGGGCCTGGCAGTTCGTCGAGACCGGCGAGCCGGAGTCGGTCCGCGCGCTGCGGATCAAGACCATGGTCAGCTTCGTCGGCCCCGGCGGCCTGGCCACCCCGGACGACATCGAGGCGTACGAGGCGGTGCAGCGCGGCATCGTCGCCACCGCCGACTCGGCCGACCCGGCCCACGACTGGTCCGACATGTCCCGGGGCATGGCCAACGAGAAGCAGGGCAACCAGGGCCGCTCCATCGACGAGGGCGCGATGCGCAGCTTCTGGCGGCACTGGGCCGACCGGGTCGGGGTGGCCACCGCCGTCGCC
- a CDS encoding acetamidase/formamidase family protein, whose product MLQPHQGPIAGAHYLPTTPETCLWGRLPNRSHAPVLRVRSGETVTIDTLSHEGILEDQGRDPVGYLKQYDVPADGVLADARDLAASDVAHDYDDDGPHVVTGPITVNGAQPGDLLRVDVLDLTIRAPYGFVSSRHGYGALPGEFPLTPVDTGPGSDPRAYGSVCHFTEVASSGGRLYGVLPFGAGRAARFPLAPFLGLMGVAVDTDEMVHSVPPGGHGGNLDINELQVGSSLYLPVQLPGAGFYAGDPHYAQGDGEVALTALEAPLRATLRLTVIPAAQAATLIGAGEAPLAETATHWIPVGLDADLNEAMRRAVRAAVDFLARTQGMPRDTALAYLSAAADFEVSQVVDAVKGVHCLIRKADFPAQI is encoded by the coding sequence ATGCTCCAGCCGCACCAGGGACCGATCGCCGGCGCCCACTACCTGCCGACCACGCCCGAGACCTGCCTGTGGGGCCGGCTGCCCAACCGCAGCCACGCCCCGGTGCTGCGGGTCCGCTCCGGTGAGACCGTGACCATCGACACCCTCAGCCACGAAGGCATCCTCGAAGACCAGGGCCGCGACCCGGTCGGCTACCTCAAGCAGTACGACGTACCCGCCGACGGTGTCCTCGCCGACGCCCGCGACCTGGCCGCCTCCGACGTCGCCCACGACTACGACGACGACGGCCCGCACGTGGTCACCGGCCCGATCACCGTCAACGGCGCGCAGCCCGGCGACCTGCTCCGGGTCGACGTGCTCGACCTGACGATCCGGGCCCCGTACGGCTTCGTCAGCAGCCGGCACGGCTACGGCGCGCTACCCGGCGAGTTCCCGCTCACCCCGGTCGACACCGGGCCGGGCAGCGACCCGCGCGCCTACGGCAGCGTCTGCCACTTCACCGAGGTCGCCTCCAGCGGCGGCCGGCTGTACGGCGTCCTGCCGTTCGGCGCCGGCCGGGCCGCCCGGTTCCCGCTCGCGCCGTTCCTCGGCCTGATGGGCGTCGCCGTCGACACCGACGAGATGGTGCACTCGGTGCCGCCCGGCGGGCACGGCGGCAACCTGGACATCAACGAACTGCAGGTCGGCTCCAGCCTCTACCTGCCGGTGCAGCTGCCCGGTGCCGGCTTCTACGCCGGCGACCCGCACTACGCCCAGGGCGACGGCGAGGTGGCGTTGACCGCGCTGGAGGCACCACTGCGGGCCACTCTGCGGTTGACGGTGATCCCGGCGGCGCAGGCCGCGACGCTGATCGGTGCCGGCGAGGCCCCGCTGGCCGAGACCGCCACCCACTGGATCCCGGTCGGCCTGGACGCCGACCTCAACGAGGCGATGCGCCGGGCGGTCCGCGCCGCGGTCGACTTCCTGGCCCGCACCCAGGGCATGCCCCGCGACACCGCCCTGGCCTACCTGAGCGCAGCCGCCGACTTCGAGGTCAGCCAGGTCGTCGACGCGGTCAAAGGCGTGCACTGCCTGATCCGCAAGGCCGACTTCCCCGCCCAGATCTGA
- a CDS encoding MFS transporter: protein MRRGLTFLFAVAAGAAVANLYWAQPLLDLIAADLDVTTATAGLLVTATQIGYAAGILFLVPLGDILDRRRLVPVLMLCAAGALVLCALAPSFGVLLVAITVLGVATVSGQLLTPLASDLADDTRRGSAVGTVVAGILTGILASRTISGLVADIAGWRAIFLLAAVAAVGFAVVMYRAIPVLAPKTRLPYPALIASVAAVVARERAVRWTLVLSATGFAAFTMFWTALTFLLSGPPFDYPVSVIGLFGLAGLAGAVAAQRSGRLHDLGWSLPATGAAWAVVLASFVTAIFAGRSALLVIVVVVALDAALQAAGILNQLRVMAISHEARSRLNTAYVTANFLGGAAGSAAAAVLWSAGGWPAVSLAGVGLSCFALALWVVGRRHALVPVDPLAR from the coding sequence ATGCGCCGGGGGCTGACCTTCCTGTTCGCGGTGGCGGCCGGTGCCGCCGTCGCCAACCTCTACTGGGCGCAACCGCTGCTCGATCTCATCGCCGCCGACCTCGACGTCACCACCGCGACCGCCGGCTTGCTGGTCACCGCCACCCAGATCGGCTACGCCGCCGGGATTCTGTTCCTGGTGCCGCTGGGCGACATCCTCGACCGACGCCGGCTGGTACCGGTGCTGATGCTCTGCGCGGCGGGCGCGCTGGTGCTGTGCGCGCTCGCGCCGTCGTTCGGCGTGCTGCTCGTGGCGATCACCGTGCTCGGGGTGGCCACGGTCTCCGGGCAGCTACTCACCCCGCTCGCCAGCGATCTCGCCGACGACACGCGGCGCGGCAGCGCGGTCGGTACGGTCGTCGCCGGGATCCTGACCGGCATCCTCGCTTCGCGGACCATCAGCGGGCTGGTCGCCGACATCGCCGGCTGGCGGGCGATCTTCCTGCTGGCGGCGGTGGCGGCGGTCGGCTTCGCCGTGGTGATGTACCGGGCGATTCCGGTGCTGGCGCCGAAGACCCGGCTGCCGTATCCGGCGCTGATCGCGTCCGTCGCCGCGGTGGTCGCCCGGGAACGCGCGGTCCGGTGGACGCTGGTGCTGTCCGCGACCGGCTTCGCCGCGTTCACCATGTTCTGGACGGCGTTGACGTTCCTGCTCAGCGGTCCGCCGTTCGACTATCCGGTGTCGGTGATCGGGCTGTTCGGCCTCGCCGGTCTGGCCGGCGCGGTCGCCGCACAGCGCAGCGGTCGGCTGCACGACCTGGGCTGGTCGCTGCCGGCCACCGGCGCGGCCTGGGCCGTGGTGCTCGCCTCGTTCGTCACGGCGATCTTCGCCGGACGCAGCGCCCTGCTGGTGATCGTCGTCGTGGTCGCGCTCGACGCGGCGTTGCAGGCGGCCGGGATCCTCAACCAGTTGCGGGTCATGGCCATCTCACATGAGGCGCGCAGCCGGCTGAACACGGCGTACGTGACCGCGAACTTCCTCGGTGGCGCCGCCGGCTCGGCCGCTGCCGCAGTCCTCTGGTCGGCCGGCGGCTGGCCGGCGGTGTCGCTGGCCGGGGTGGGGCTGAGCTGCTTCGCCCTGGCCCTGTGGGTGGTGGGCCGTCGGCACGCGCTCGTTCCGGTCGACCCACTGGCCAGATAG
- a CDS encoding PadR family transcriptional regulator, translating into MREPTFWILTALVDQPRHGYGVIQQVNKLSGGETRLLAATLYAALDRLAAEGLVAVDREEAVDGRLRRYYRLTDSGGAALAAETQRLSRKVATASRLLDALRPPAGPATVAFG; encoded by the coding sequence ATGAGAGAACCGACGTTCTGGATCCTGACCGCGCTGGTCGACCAGCCACGACATGGATACGGGGTGATCCAGCAGGTCAACAAGCTGTCCGGGGGTGAAACGCGACTGCTGGCCGCGACCCTCTACGCCGCGCTGGACCGACTGGCCGCCGAGGGTCTGGTGGCCGTCGACCGGGAGGAGGCGGTCGACGGGCGGCTGCGCCGCTACTACCGGCTCACCGACTCCGGTGGCGCCGCGCTGGCCGCCGAGACGCAACGGCTGAGCCGCAAGGTGGCCACCGCGTCCCGGCTGCTGGACGCGCTGCGCCCACCGGCCGGGCCGGCCACGGTGGCGTTCGGTTGA
- a CDS encoding ribokinase: MTDIVVVGSLNVDVVVPLDELPAAGQTVLSAADHSRAGGGKGANQAVAAARLGRSVAMVGAVGDDAEGEWLTGLLAAEGVDTSAVLRAPRPTGQAIVLVTVDGDSTIAVSSGANMWLAPEHLRPYADLIGDAAAVLLQQEIDAAVVAAAVAAARGLVVVNPAPARPIDAETLARVDVLVPNRGELAALAGAAGPAGAGTGDVAALATMARSLGTRGPVVVTLGVDGALVVTADREHLVPAEQVDAVDATGAGDTFCAALADALLDGAAIDDAARWASRAAAVTVTRPGAMASAPRRAEVLAVG; encoded by the coding sequence ATGACTGACATCGTGGTGGTGGGCAGCCTCAACGTCGACGTGGTGGTGCCCCTCGACGAGTTGCCCGCCGCCGGGCAGACGGTGCTCAGCGCCGCCGACCATTCCCGGGCCGGTGGCGGCAAGGGTGCCAACCAGGCGGTGGCCGCCGCCCGGCTGGGCCGATCAGTGGCCATGGTCGGCGCGGTCGGCGACGACGCCGAGGGGGAGTGGCTGACCGGGCTGCTGGCCGCCGAAGGCGTCGACACCTCGGCGGTGCTGCGCGCGCCCCGCCCCACCGGGCAGGCGATCGTGCTGGTCACCGTCGACGGCGACAGCACCATCGCGGTCAGCTCCGGGGCCAACATGTGGCTCGCCCCGGAGCACCTGCGGCCGTACGCGGATCTGATCGGTGACGCTGCCGCCGTACTGCTGCAGCAGGAGATCGATGCGGCGGTGGTGGCCGCGGCGGTGGCCGCCGCCCGCGGCCTGGTCGTGGTGAACCCGGCACCGGCCCGGCCGATCGACGCGGAAACCCTGGCCCGGGTCGACGTGCTGGTGCCCAACCGGGGTGAACTCGCGGCGCTTGCCGGTGCGGCCGGGCCTGCCGGTGCCGGGACCGGCGATGTCGCTGCGCTCGCCACGATGGCCCGGTCGCTGGGCACCCGGGGGCCGGTGGTGGTGACCCTCGGCGTCGACGGTGCCCTGGTGGTGACCGCCGACCGGGAGCATCTGGTGCCGGCCGAGCAGGTCGACGCGGTAGATGCCACCGGTGCCGGGGACACGTTCTGCGCGGCGCTGGCCGACGCGCTGCTCGACGGCGCGGCGATCGACGACGCGGCCCGCTGGGCGAGCCGGGCGGCGGCGGTGACGGTGACCCGGCCCGGCGCGATGGCCAGTGCCCCACGCCGGGCCGAGGTGCTCGCCGTCGGCTAG
- a CDS encoding cupin domain-containing protein: MLNPQLYRTSVNWDEIPATDVRPGVRRKVYATDEVVLAWHELSVGMALNPHTHDDFDQLVMILGGRCNYYVDGVPHDMSAGSMLLVPRGAEHYVEPTEGPCINLDVFAPPRADFLAHAWRPAAQG, from the coding sequence GTGCTGAACCCGCAGCTCTACCGCACCTCGGTCAACTGGGACGAGATCCCCGCCACCGACGTGCGCCCCGGCGTGCGACGCAAGGTGTACGCCACCGACGAGGTGGTGCTCGCCTGGCACGAGCTCAGCGTCGGGATGGCCCTCAACCCGCACACCCACGACGACTTCGACCAGCTGGTGATGATCCTCGGCGGCCGGTGCAACTACTACGTCGACGGCGTACCGCACGACATGAGCGCGGGTTCGATGCTGCTGGTGCCGCGCGGCGCCGAGCACTACGTCGAGCCGACCGAGGGCCCGTGCATCAACCTGGACGTGTTCGCCCCGCCCCGCGCCGACTTCCTGGCGCACGCCTGGCGTCCCGCCGCTCAGGGGTGA
- a CDS encoding HpcH/HpaI aldolase/citrate lyase family protein codes for MRTGVHTGRAALRERLRRGRRVVGTFLKLPGTDAVELAAQAGLDFVVVDLEHSGLDERTAAGQLRHAALLGLPALVRLAAVDPAQVNRLLEAGAAGVQLSTVRARAQLDTLHAAVRYAPAGRRSISLAHPAAGYGSAGLDAYLAAEAADPPLLVAQIETADTDDPLPDLLTGGAGSSSVDVAFAGTTDLAVSLGLAATDDQAPLLRRVGEIADAARAAGVTLGGWAPGRAADILRRYGLAGANYLVAGSDLQLLGAGLRHLATDN; via the coding sequence ATGCGTACCGGGGTGCACACCGGCCGGGCGGCGCTGCGCGAGCGGCTGCGGCGCGGCCGGCGGGTGGTCGGCACCTTCCTCAAGCTGCCCGGCACCGACGCGGTCGAGTTGGCCGCCCAGGCCGGCCTCGACTTCGTGGTGGTCGACCTGGAGCACTCCGGGTTGGACGAGCGGACCGCCGCCGGGCAGTTGCGGCACGCCGCACTGCTCGGCCTGCCGGCCCTGGTACGGCTGGCAGCGGTCGACCCGGCGCAGGTCAACCGGCTGCTCGAGGCCGGAGCCGCCGGGGTGCAGCTGTCCACCGTCCGCGCCCGAGCGCAGCTCGACACGCTGCACGCCGCCGTCCGGTACGCGCCGGCCGGCCGGCGCAGCATCAGCCTCGCCCACCCGGCCGCCGGTTACGGGTCCGCCGGGTTGGACGCCTACCTGGCCGCCGAGGCCGCCGACCCGCCGCTGCTGGTCGCCCAGATCGAGACCGCCGACACCGACGACCCGCTGCCCGACCTGCTGACCGGCGGGGCCGGCAGCTCCAGCGTCGACGTGGCGTTCGCCGGCACCACCGACCTGGCGGTCAGCCTCGGCCTGGCCGCCACCGACGACCAGGCACCGCTGCTGCGCCGGGTCGGTGAGATCGCCGACGCCGCCCGCGCCGCCGGGGTCACTCTGGGCGGGTGGGCGCCGGGCCGGGCCGCCGACATTCTGCGCCGGTACGGCCTCGCCGGTGCCAACTATCTGGTCGCCGGCTCCGACCTGCAGCTGCTCGGCGCCGGCCTGCGCCACCTCGCCACCGACAATTGA
- a CDS encoding amidohydrolase family protein, which produces MTENAPRYDLVLAGGEVFDSATGASQVADVAVTGDRIARIAPGLAADAREVVDCAGRYVLPGLVEGHTHIFAEVSKVGAPPDEAHLHRGVVAACDAGTVGASTFAAFERYVAVPAKLRLVNFLNVSVLGLIDFRFGELINPDTLVIEDALAVAADNPHRVRGFKIRLSEDVVGHNWRPLLKRSLELSADADLPLMIHIGETPEPLPAVLEMLRPGDVVAHCYTGKPYGIMADGTVLPEVYAARERGVLFESAHGKSNLSFTVAEPAIAQGFYPDVITSDTSARNWRGPVFDLVTSMAKLRALGMTMEQIVPRVTSAPARLTGLDAEGYGSLVEGGPAHVTVLADADEAVLPDAAGNQITAPRLEPELVLLAGERVPTVPWRGLPTDQAGAAGRAG; this is translated from the coding sequence ATGACTGAGAATGCTCCCCGGTACGACCTGGTGCTGGCCGGTGGTGAGGTCTTCGACTCCGCCACCGGTGCCAGCCAGGTCGCCGACGTCGCGGTGACCGGCGACCGGATCGCCCGGATCGCTCCCGGCCTGGCCGCCGACGCCCGCGAGGTGGTCGACTGCGCCGGCCGGTACGTGCTGCCCGGCCTGGTCGAGGGACACACCCATATCTTCGCCGAGGTGTCCAAGGTCGGCGCCCCGCCGGACGAGGCGCACCTGCACCGGGGCGTCGTCGCAGCCTGCGACGCCGGCACCGTCGGCGCCTCCACCTTCGCGGCCTTTGAGCGGTACGTCGCCGTGCCGGCGAAGCTGCGGCTGGTCAACTTCCTCAACGTCAGCGTGCTCGGGCTGATCGACTTCCGGTTCGGCGAGCTGATCAACCCGGACACCCTGGTGATCGAGGATGCCCTCGCGGTCGCCGCCGACAACCCGCACCGGGTCCGCGGCTTCAAGATCCGGCTCTCCGAGGACGTCGTCGGGCACAACTGGCGGCCGCTGCTCAAGCGTTCCCTGGAGCTGTCCGCCGACGCCGACCTGCCGCTCATGATCCACATCGGGGAGACCCCGGAACCGTTGCCGGCCGTGCTGGAGATGCTGCGCCCCGGCGACGTCGTCGCGCACTGCTACACCGGCAAGCCGTACGGCATCATGGCCGACGGCACCGTGCTGCCCGAGGTGTACGCCGCCCGTGAGCGTGGCGTGCTGTTCGAGTCGGCGCACGGCAAGAGCAACCTCAGCTTCACGGTGGCCGAACCGGCGATCGCGCAAGGCTTCTACCCGGACGTGATCACCTCGGACACCTCGGCCCGCAACTGGCGCGGCCCGGTGTTCGACCTGGTCACCAGCATGGCCAAACTGCGGGCGCTGGGCATGACCATGGAGCAGATCGTGCCCCGGGTGACCAGCGCCCCGGCCCGGCTGACCGGCCTGGACGCCGAAGGCTACGGCAGCCTCGTCGAAGGTGGCCCGGCGCATGTCACCGTACTCGCCGACGCCGACGAGGCGGTGCTGCCCGACGCGGCCGGCAACCAGATCACCGCGCCCCGGCTGGAGCCGGAACTGGTGCTGCTGGCCGGCGAGCGGGTGCCGACCGTACCGTGGCGGGGCCTGCCCACCGACCAGGCCGGTGCAGCCGGCCGGGCCGGCTGA
- a CDS encoding fumarylacetoacetate hydrolase family protein codes for MSAPGLQLLATRRGLARICGDGTAELLDLPYRDVAELLRAGAGLAPAADAPARDRLPLDSVTAELVAPLGSTRAVWGVGLNYHCKARAAGRAVPTEPVLYLKSASAGSGPDATVALPSSISTQPDYEGEIALVIGARMHRTPAEHAWSHVAAITAANDLTARDVMTASANPTLAKSFPGFGALGTSVLDIAAVADRDAIEVRTTVNGEVRQQATSADLIFPVPQLLAWITKYVVLEPGDVVLTGTPAGTGQDRGCFLRPGDLVEVSVGGVLPLRTRFCAETPDGTLDTVAPSSPSHRKSAD; via the coding sequence GTGAGCGCCCCCGGACTGCAGCTGCTCGCCACCCGGCGCGGTCTGGCCCGGATCTGCGGCGACGGCACCGCCGAACTGCTCGACCTGCCGTACCGCGACGTCGCCGAGCTGCTGCGGGCCGGCGCCGGTCTGGCCCCGGCCGCCGACGCGCCGGCCCGCGACCGACTGCCGCTGGACAGCGTCACCGCCGAGCTGGTCGCCCCGCTGGGCAGCACCCGGGCGGTGTGGGGGGTCGGCCTCAACTACCACTGCAAGGCGCGGGCCGCCGGCCGGGCCGTCCCCACCGAACCAGTGCTCTACCTCAAGTCGGCCAGCGCCGGCTCCGGCCCGGACGCCACCGTGGCGCTGCCCAGCTCGATCAGCACCCAACCCGACTACGAAGGCGAGATCGCGCTGGTCATCGGGGCCCGGATGCACCGTACGCCGGCCGAGCATGCCTGGTCGCACGTCGCGGCGATCACCGCCGCCAACGACCTGACCGCCCGGGACGTGATGACCGCCTCGGCCAACCCGACGCTGGCCAAGAGCTTCCCCGGCTTCGGCGCGCTGGGCACCTCGGTGCTGGACATCGCCGCCGTCGCCGACCGCGACGCCATCGAAGTGCGGACCACCGTCAACGGCGAGGTACGCCAGCAGGCCACCAGCGCCGACCTGATCTTCCCGGTGCCGCAGCTGCTCGCCTGGATCACCAAGTACGTGGTGCTGGAACCCGGCGACGTGGTGCTCACCGGCACTCCGGCCGGCACCGGCCAGGACCGGGGCTGCTTCCTGCGCCCCGGCGACCTGGTCGAGGTCTCGGTCGGCGGGGTACTGCCGCTGCGTACCCGGTTCTGCGCCGAAACCCCCGACGGAACTCTCGACACGGTGGCGCCGTCCTCTCCTTCGCACAGAAAGTCCGCTGACTGA
- a CDS encoding NAD(P)/FAD-dependent oxidoreductase — protein MTAEHDVDLAIIGAGPAGLYAAYYAGFRGMTVAIIDSLPEPGGQIAALYPEKDIYDIAGLPAIKGQQLVDDLLTQAATAKPTFLLGESAVELTNAADHVLIGTDTGSRMRAKAVLLTAGIGTFTPRELPVGSDYLGRGLRYFVPRLEELAGQQVVVVGGGDSAVDWALALEPYAASVTLVHRRPQFRAHERSVEQLHASTVRVVTPYEVSGIVGDPQLTSVTISEVRGEGREELPAQAVVAALGFIADLGPMQQWGLEMTKRHITVDRSMRTSLPRVYAAGDVTDYPGKVRLISVGFGEAAAAVNNLAPLVNPALSTVPGHSSDAA, from the coding sequence ATGACCGCCGAACACGACGTCGACCTGGCCATCATCGGCGCCGGCCCGGCCGGCCTGTACGCCGCCTACTACGCCGGCTTCCGCGGGATGACCGTGGCGATCATCGACTCGCTGCCCGAACCGGGCGGACAGATAGCTGCCCTCTACCCGGAGAAGGACATCTACGACATCGCCGGCCTACCGGCGATCAAAGGTCAGCAGCTCGTCGACGACCTGCTCACCCAGGCCGCCACCGCCAAACCCACCTTCCTGCTGGGCGAGAGCGCCGTGGAGCTGACCAACGCCGCCGACCACGTCCTGATCGGCACCGACACCGGCAGCCGGATGCGCGCCAAGGCGGTCCTGCTGACCGCCGGGATCGGCACCTTCACCCCGCGCGAACTGCCGGTCGGCAGCGACTACCTCGGTCGTGGACTGCGCTACTTCGTGCCCCGGCTGGAGGAGCTCGCCGGACAGCAGGTCGTCGTGGTCGGCGGCGGCGACTCCGCCGTCGACTGGGCGCTCGCCCTGGAGCCGTACGCCGCCAGCGTCACCCTGGTGCACCGCCGGCCGCAGTTCCGCGCCCACGAACGCAGCGTCGAGCAGCTGCACGCCTCCACCGTGCGGGTGGTCACCCCGTACGAGGTCAGCGGCATCGTCGGCGACCCGCAGCTGACCTCGGTGACGATCAGCGAGGTACGCGGTGAAGGGCGCGAGGAACTGCCCGCCCAGGCGGTGGTGGCGGCCCTCGGCTTCATCGCCGACCTCGGCCCGATGCAACAGTGGGGGCTGGAGATGACCAAACGGCACATCACCGTCGACCGGTCGATGCGGACCAGCCTGCCCCGGGTCTACGCCGCCGGTGACGTCACCGACTACCCCGGCAAGGTGCGGCTGATCTCGGTCGGCTTCGGTGAGGCCGCCGCCGCCGTCAACAACCTGGCACCGCTGGTCAACCCGGCGCTGAGCACCGTGCCCGGCCACTCCTCGGACGCCGCGTGA
- the fdxA gene encoding ferredoxin, with protein sequence MTYVVTDECVDVQDRSCVEECPVDCIYEGDRMMYINPDECVECGRCEPVCPVTSIFHLDDLPADQAHFGPINAEFFGEIGAPGGARKIGRVGRDHPAVAGSAGS encoded by the coding sequence ATGACCTACGTGGTCACCGACGAATGCGTGGACGTACAGGACCGCTCCTGCGTCGAGGAATGCCCCGTGGACTGCATCTACGAGGGCGACCGGATGATGTACATCAACCCCGACGAGTGCGTCGAGTGCGGCCGGTGCGAACCGGTCTGCCCGGTCACCTCGATCTTCCACCTGGACGATCTGCCGGCCGACCAGGCCCACTTCGGCCCGATCAACGCCGAGTTCTTCGGTGAGATCGGTGCCCCCGGCGGTGCTCGCAAGATCGGCCGGGTCGGTCGCGACCACCCGGCCGTCGCCGGGAGCGCCGGCTCATGA
- a CDS encoding IclR family transcriptional regulator, translating into MADDSSPAEVSPPVLAEPSTPAIQTVQRAAVILNAFTAARPRLSLNELTASLGTSKATAHRYTKALRESNLLRYDEREGLYSLGPQILTLSAAARAAMPVISIAGPHMQQLVREVDETVVLSVWDGDTAVVVRADDNTDRVIRVSVRTGSRLSRTESAQGRVFCAFLPADDVPGLAADLAASAELRHEVDKIRRTGISANTPSVNGVRSIAAPIFRGQTLIAAMAIVGTTTSVPEGTDSPLAAALQRAAAVVTAELGSVAGNGHQPDGNGRTSHQPGGNGRTSRRR; encoded by the coding sequence ATGGCGGACGACAGCTCTCCCGCCGAGGTGAGCCCCCCGGTGCTCGCCGAGCCGAGCACCCCGGCGATCCAGACCGTGCAGCGCGCCGCGGTGATCCTCAACGCGTTCACCGCCGCCCGACCCCGGCTGAGCCTCAACGAGCTCACCGCCAGCCTCGGCACCAGCAAGGCCACCGCGCACCGCTACACCAAGGCGCTGCGGGAGAGCAACCTGCTGCGCTACGACGAACGCGAGGGCCTCTACTCCCTGGGCCCGCAGATCCTCACCCTGTCCGCCGCCGCCCGCGCCGCCATGCCGGTGATCAGCATCGCCGGCCCGCACATGCAGCAGCTGGTCCGCGAGGTCGACGAGACCGTGGTGCTCAGCGTCTGGGACGGCGACACGGCGGTGGTGGTCCGCGCCGACGACAACACCGACCGGGTGATCCGGGTCAGCGTCCGCACCGGGTCCCGACTGTCGCGCACCGAATCCGCCCAGGGCCGGGTGTTCTGCGCGTTCCTGCCGGCGGATGACGTCCCCGGGCTGGCCGCCGACCTGGCAGCCTCGGCCGAGCTGCGCCACGAGGTCGACAAGATCCGCCGCACCGGAATCTCCGCCAACACGCCGTCGGTCAACGGGGTACGCAGCATCGCCGCGCCGATCTTCCGGGGCCAGACGCTGATCGCCGCCATGGCGATCGTCGGCACCACCACGTCGGTGCCGGAGGGCACCGACAGTCCGCTGGCCGCCGCCCTGCAGCGCGCCGCCGCCGTGGTCACCGCCGAACTGGGCAGCGTCGCCGGCAACGGCCACCAGCCGGACGGCAACGGACGGACCAGCCACCAGCCGGGTGGCAACGGACGGACCAGCCGGCGTCGTTAA